Within the Malus sylvestris chromosome 4, drMalSylv7.2, whole genome shotgun sequence genome, the region CTCCGACCGACGCAAGTTGTCGTAACAGTGACGCCACTGGCAGTCTGTCTGACAGTACACATTTACCAAACCGACACAAATATCACATGAAACCATGAATTTTTCTGTTTTATCTaattaaacagaaaagaaaattatgaattcATTTGGTCTGGGCCAAACTTCATTAGGCCCAATCACATTGTATTTGGTCTTGGGCTTTTTACCCGATATCTACTGGACCCAAACCACATGGCTTGGACCGTCCAAACATTATTGACTatttttttataggaaaacATTATTGACTATTGCGTTATGGAAAATACATAGAGATAAATTCTTTCAATTAAggtagccgaccccacttaagGGGAAaatactttgttgttgttgtaaggtAGAACTAAAGGCGGGAATCAAATTGTAGCTTATATACAActtattgtttatttttgtaaaattgttcttcaatatattccattatttgattttaatttttaaatttaacaaataaaaataaaaccaagagaaaaaataaatagagttgcttaggaaaaaataaaatgtgctATCAATCATTTCACCTTTTAATTTAGATTGTCCATACCAGCCATGAAAAAGACTCAACAAAGTACAGAAACATATCCATTCTCTCCTTTACGTCAAGCGATACGTGAAGTAACTCTGTATCCCCTTCTAGTATGGGCCTTAACTCAAAAATCAAACATATCTACCATGTCTTAATATTAAATATTGTAGTTAGAGAATTTTTGTACAACGATATTACATTAGAAGGAGAGAGATTCAATTAAGCTACAACATGAATCAGTCATAATAAATAGTTTTAAACTCGTTATCCATGTTATTCAAACATAAAACCtctaatttacaaattaaaagaATATCATTAAATAATAATACTACGTGACAATTAAATCCAACAATTGGTTTTCTTGACTGCTTAGtcctttatttattattattagctATGAATTCGATCTTGGTAGTTTGTTTACTTTTCAATCGTTTTCCTCCCTTCTCCTTGGGAGTTCAGAGTTTGCTTCCAATTTCTTCTTTGTtcattaaattataataatttactcCTAAAATAAACAATCATTTTTTATTCATCTTCATGTTAATTGAGATCCAACATTGTTCAAACACAATTGAGTGCACTCGAGTCCACGGTACACGATCATCCACCAAGGCACACTCATACATGTGTCACGTAGCTCGGATCACTTATCGGTCGAGAGTTTACTATACCCAACTATCGCTCCCACTCGACCATCATGCATTTAGCGACAACGAGTGAGAGTGTGGGTTGACGTTGATGGTGTGTGGTGGTGGCTGGCTATGGGCATGGGTGGGCGGACTTCGGTggtttctagttttttttttcttttcaattttttatttttagtatttacatttttctttttcagataTTGACAAAGTTAAATTGAAATTAAGTGATACAACACGTCtcaaaataagtaaaaaaagaCACGAAGATATAATTTTGGGGACAAGTAATGTTGGATAAATCAACTTTTTAAACTACATTTGCAAGCCATTTGATATCTTACCAGTAAAGAAAAGAACGTTAacttatttaaataataattcaattattaacaaacaaattatatgttttataataataaaaagattttttattttttttttaaattttatataattttaaataattatataaattttCAATAAATGATCTCACCAACGTTAACGTTAGCCATTGGAGATAGCAAAATCCATGGCCTCCTTTATCTGCGATCGATGAATCATCATTCAAGAAGAGTCCGATCCTCGGCGGATGCTCTATGTGAGAATTCTAACTATTCATGAATCGTATTCGTTCATCATATATTATgcgataaaaaattattttaaacattattatttaaaaataaacataaatagtagTTGACATAAACTGGACAATGAACAGACATGATTTACGAAAATTAGATCCCGCATCATCTTCCGTCTACTACGTCAAATAACGTTTCACTCTCATTTACCAGATCCACCAACTCCTCCCACCCCGAAATCTCCACCGTCCATCTCCTCCTCCCTCCCTATTTATACCCCCTGAATCCCTCCCTCTATCCTCGCACTGATCCCTCACTTGCAAAAACAAGCCCTAGTTTTGCAGAGTGAGAGAGATTACCACCTCTGATACCCGCAATGGCTCTCTCCGTCGAGAAAAGTAGCAGCGGCCGCGAGTACAAGGTCAAGGACATGTCCCAGGCCGACTTCGGCCGCCTCGAGATCGAGCTCGCCGAGGTCGAAATGCCCGGCCTCGTCTCCTGCCGCACCGAATTCGGACCCTCCCAACCCTTCAAGGGGGCCCGCATCACCGGATCCCTCCACATGACCATCCAGACCGCCGTCCTCATCGAAACCCTCACCGCCCTCGGCGCCGAGGTCCGCTGGTGCTCCTGCAACATTTTCTCCACCCAGGACCACGCAGCCGCCGCCATCGCCCGCGACAGCGCCGCCGTCTTTGCCTGGAAGGGCGAGACCCTCCAGGAGTACTGGTGGTGCACCGAGCGCGCCCTCGACTGGGGCCCCGGTGGTGGACCCGATCTGATCGTCGACGACGGCGGTGACGCCACCCTCTTGATCCACGAGGGAGTCAAGGCTGAGGAGGAGTTCGCGAAGTCCGGGACTCTCCCCGACCCGTCTTCCACCGATAACCAGGAGTTCCAGCTCGTTCTGACCATCATCAGAGATGGCTTGAAGACCGACCCCAAGAGGTACCACAAGATGAAGGACAGGTTGGTCGGAGTCTCGGAGGAGACCACCACCGGCGTCAAGAGATTGTATCAGATGCAGGCCAGCGGCGCTCTCTTGTTCCCCGCCATCAATGTCAACGACTCTGTTACCAAGAGCAAGGTATGTCTCTCGGGTCTCCTTTTTGCTATCAATTCTGCTATATTATTTAGATCTGAGTTTTTTGGGACCTTGGATTTGTGCATTGCTGATTTAGATCCGATGGGTTTTTGCTTTTATGTGTAAATCTTATCTGGGTTTTGCTTTAGATCTAATTAGATCCATATTTATATGGGGTTTCGCGTTTTTGTGATTGTGCATAACAGTTTGACAACTTGTACGGATGCCGTCACTCTCTCCCCGATGGTTTGATGAGAGCCACTGATGTTATGATTGCCGGAAAGGTTTCAGTTGTCTGTGGATACGGAGATGTCGGAAAGGGTTGTGCTGCTGCCCTCAAGCAAGCTGGATCCCGCGTGGTTGTGACTGAGATTGATCCAATCTGTGCCCTCCAGGCTCTTATGGAAGGCCTTCAGGTTCTTCCCCTTGAGGATGTTGTCTCTGAGGCCGATATCTTTGTTACCACCACCGGTAACAAGGACATCATCATGGTTGACCacatgaagaagatgaagaacaaTGCCATTGTTTGCAACATTGGTCATTTTGACAATGAGATTGACATGCATGGTCTTGAGACATACCCCGGAGTGAAGCGCATCACCATCAAGCCTCAAACCGACAGGTGGGTCTTCCCCGAGACCAAGTCCGGCATCATTGTGTTGGCTGAGGGCCGTCTCATGAACTTGGGCTGTGCCACTGGACACCCCAGCTTTGTGATGTCCTGCTCtttcaccaaccaagtgattgCTCAGCTCGAGTTGTGGAATGAGAGGAAGTCCGGCAAGTACGAGAAGAAGGTGTATGTCTTGCCCAAGCACCTTGATGAGAAGGTTGCTGCCCTTCATCTTGGAAAGCTTGGAGCTAAGCTCACCAAGCTCACCAAAGAGCAGGCTGACTACATCAGCGTGCCGGTCGAGGGTCCATACAAGCCAGCTGCCTACAGGTACTGAAGAGGGGTCGTCAATGAGACGAgaaatgagaaaaagaaaactatATCTGGACGACGGGttgttttttgcttttgattattttcaCTTGTGATGAAATGCGGTAGATTTTCtaggtttttaaattttgtaggAGTTTGTGTCGGTGGGTTTCGGAGGGTATGGGATGTGTGAGGGGAAAGGGATGATTTTGGTCTCAATGGAAGACCTAGGGGCTTGAATAAGGGAATGGGACGGGGGTTGTGTGGGATAATTTCTGGTGCAGCATCACTTGTGTGCTGCATCCGGTTATCAATCGTTTTACTACCAAGAAATggatcagaaaaaaaaaaaaactatttaccGTCATTTTGTTTATTTACCATCATAAATTCACACCCATCCGATTGCTTTTGATGTTTGTGAATTTATAATGAATGCATTAGGGTAAATAATTTTGACACGCCCGGTTTCTC harbors:
- the LOC126618703 gene encoding adenosylhomocysteinase-like, which gives rise to MALSVEKSSSGREYKVKDMSQADFGRLEIELAEVEMPGLVSCRTEFGPSQPFKGARITGSLHMTIQTAVLIETLTALGAEVRWCSCNIFSTQDHAAAAIARDSAAVFAWKGETLQEYWWCTERALDWGPGGGPDLIVDDGGDATLLIHEGVKAEEEFAKSGTLPDPSSTDNQEFQLVLTIIRDGLKTDPKRYHKMKDRLVGVSEETTTGVKRLYQMQASGALLFPAINVNDSVTKSKFDNLYGCRHSLPDGLMRATDVMIAGKVSVVCGYGDVGKGCAAALKQAGSRVVVTEIDPICALQALMEGLQVLPLEDVVSEADIFVTTTGNKDIIMVDHMKKMKNNAIVCNIGHFDNEIDMHGLETYPGVKRITIKPQTDRWVFPETKSGIIVLAEGRLMNLGCATGHPSFVMSCSFTNQVIAQLELWNERKSGKYEKKVYVLPKHLDEKVAALHLGKLGAKLTKLTKEQADYISVPVEGPYKPAAYRY